A DNA window from Luteolibacter luteus contains the following coding sequences:
- the aroE gene encoding shikimate dehydrogenase, whose product MTEDLHKLDQLSSRDLLDAGQARPAKLAVIGFPVAHSLSPRMHQPALDEAGIDCRYIKLEVDPGCVSMAFDRMRALGFIGCNVTVPHKFEALAACDEIDPGAAEMGAVNTVRFDSDATRGFNTDGYGFEEAVKETLGLSLAGASVLIAGAGGGAGGAIAVHCARQGVARLILANRSLDKIEELASRIHREHGSVEIEARSLLDPGLTKLAVGADLLVNTSSLGLKETDPSPLPVECFAPHHAVYDTIYKPGTAFQKAAMAAGARVGIGKAMLLHQGAMAFRIWFPGSDPVAAMRRGLEGT is encoded by the coding sequence ATGACCGAAGACCTCCACAAGCTCGACCAGCTTTCTTCCCGTGACCTTCTGGATGCAGGCCAAGCCCGGCCCGCAAAGCTCGCGGTCATCGGTTTCCCGGTGGCCCACTCCCTGTCGCCACGGATGCACCAGCCTGCGCTCGACGAAGCCGGGATCGATTGCCGCTACATCAAACTGGAAGTGGATCCCGGATGCGTGTCGATGGCCTTCGACCGGATGCGTGCACTCGGTTTCATCGGTTGCAATGTGACCGTGCCTCATAAATTCGAGGCGCTTGCCGCTTGCGACGAAATTGATCCCGGTGCGGCCGAGATGGGGGCAGTAAACACGGTGCGATTCGATTCCGATGCCACCCGGGGCTTCAACACGGACGGCTACGGCTTCGAGGAGGCCGTAAAGGAAACTCTGGGGCTTTCGCTTGCCGGTGCGAGTGTCTTGATCGCCGGAGCAGGCGGTGGGGCCGGCGGTGCGATTGCGGTGCATTGCGCCCGGCAAGGAGTGGCGCGTCTCATCCTGGCAAATCGAAGCCTCGACAAGATCGAGGAACTCGCGAGCCGCATCCATCGTGAACACGGGAGCGTTGAGATCGAGGCCAGAAGCTTGTTGGACCCCGGACTCACGAAGTTGGCGGTTGGTGCAGACCTGCTGGTGAATACCTCCTCCCTCGGGCTCAAGGAAACGGACCCTTCGCCGCTGCCTGTAGAATGCTTCGCCCCGCATCACGCGGTCTACGACACGATCTACAAGCCGGGAACCGCCTTTCAAAAGGCCGCGATGGCGGCCGGAGCCCGTGTGGGTATCGGCAAGGCCATGCTGCTTCACCAAGGAGCCATGGCCTTCCGCATCTGGTTCCCAGGGAGCGATCCGGTAGCGGCCATGCGCCGCGGACTGGAAGGCACCTGA
- a CDS encoding adenylate kinase has translation MNDGKDPVSAAVLALRTAKRINVIGTSGTGKTTFSRSLAEVLRLPLQEMDRLYWLPDWKDPEEALFLAKVREAISGERWILDGNYNRTQDIKWASVDCVVWLDYPFFRTFRQAVSRAFRRSLTREELWPGTGNRESFRKSFLSKDSIILWTLTTYRKNRERYLKLMARENGAAHRFIRIGSPSEAAEVLRQLRQGPE, from the coding sequence ATGAACGATGGAAAGGATCCGGTCTCAGCGGCGGTTTTGGCATTACGCACCGCCAAGCGGATCAACGTGATCGGCACCAGTGGAACGGGGAAGACGACCTTCAGCCGTTCGTTGGCGGAGGTGCTGCGCCTCCCGCTTCAGGAGATGGATCGCCTCTATTGGCTGCCGGATTGGAAGGATCCGGAAGAAGCGTTGTTCCTTGCCAAGGTTCGCGAGGCGATTTCCGGTGAGCGCTGGATCTTGGACGGAAACTACAACCGCACCCAAGACATCAAATGGGCCTCGGTCGATTGTGTGGTCTGGCTGGACTATCCCTTTTTCAGGACCTTCCGGCAGGCGGTATCGCGTGCTTTCCGCCGCTCCCTCACCCGCGAGGAACTATGGCCGGGGACGGGAAATCGTGAGAGCTTCCGCAAGAGTTTCCTCAGCAAGGATTCCATCATCCTTTGGACCCTGACCACGTACCGGAAGAATCGTGAACGCTATCTCAAGCTGATGGCCCGGGAAAATGGCGCCGCTCATCGCTTCATCCGGATTGGCTCTCCGTCTGAGGCCGCGGAGGTCCTTCGCCAACTCCGGCAGGGACCGGAATAA
- a CDS encoding LamG-like jellyroll fold domain-containing protein: MKIPHSWRSCVRTPLSRLGLLLLASNAQAGLVAQWLADDYTAGDWTSTAGTGSIVATVQGSPALVDGVTDPFFNGHDMVDFPGGSYFVVPGASNPLAGKQKITLVAVFRPAASGSQTDGSWWQAQGLIGMEQGGSVADWGLGYLGDRIAAGSGGPDVTTFSLAQPLSQFTVAMFTWDGTTQVQKIYRNGKLADTDVLVASAPRNGGDFALGAMTTGGGTPFNGYITELQMFDTDESANAATIFEALKNKYQGGVSLDYAKLNTRGGTFVINDTSGATTNVSNPAAFDIFLDNSATPLPDSDVTVTKAGGVTTVRFVAPLTIDIGYPYSISVPRTAGGAQVFEGNFLPFSMPAGSTMAGPAGAVNRWGIREYIGTPASGTLDGAVAIAQPATAAFTDDTDAPVLNHADPETNGGPGSQGNFNNDLPIVGNTGADDNWVVLGRTQITVPAETTRTFSIHSDDGFALRITGPAGSGFVATGGSGRVDPGDDETVIRDGGTGDSDTRAVYHFATAGTYEVLYIGWDGGSGGYHEVAWAEGTQREDRLTNTWQLLGTPTDPEVPALRERWVTNVPGPAGTDGNWGVRTYLTVTTAAGNPVEANGSLTNASNFLAQTTRQPSDPDGLTIDTQMAYLNRRDPNNGGGGGLIPGDTPFPGDTGADDNNVVTTGKSRINITSAGPYTFVYAGDDTFLVRVKGVNGNPDPSWRIASGQGGFQMSNPNEWFYEPAGEINGRGVIDLPVGQYDIEFVTSEGGGGFYYELSTAAGVWINANPPNGFRPIGYSTQNTSVLIPKIDSPGWSVLTGDPNTNTWGATISGAEARITNTAGAPTIWDELNFDDPQNGGGGNFAPNNPFPKNTPADDNDYSMKAEGILNITVAGDYNLGYQGDDGGYMYIYGNAGTTDPDITSIYSTNLPDAAQLISAPGSTAINGIKTEAGTGNSRTIVTVPLAVGKYRIVTLVYEGGGGSWWEVIGAKADFDETFVVPLLSRTGATTIPVTNGLPIVAQPIIADDSNFKLTSVSVTGNPVTSVAFNIGTQEGFTYTIQGSTDLVTWSVVDANVPATGSSTPYTVNLADHPTLNGQAKVFFRAVRNP; the protein is encoded by the coding sequence GTGAAAATTCCTCATTCATGGCGGAGCTGTGTCCGGACGCCCCTGTCCCGACTCGGCCTTCTCCTCCTCGCATCCAATGCGCAAGCGGGCCTCGTAGCCCAATGGCTAGCCGACGACTACACGGCTGGCGACTGGACCTCGACGGCCGGAACCGGAAGCATCGTGGCCACTGTCCAAGGCTCGCCAGCTTTGGTCGATGGCGTGACCGATCCGTTCTTCAACGGTCATGACATGGTCGACTTCCCGGGCGGCAGCTACTTCGTGGTGCCCGGTGCGAGCAACCCGCTTGCCGGCAAGCAAAAGATCACCCTCGTGGCGGTCTTCAGACCCGCAGCCAGCGGATCCCAAACGGACGGTAGCTGGTGGCAAGCCCAAGGCCTGATCGGCATGGAGCAAGGTGGCTCCGTGGCGGACTGGGGCTTAGGCTACCTCGGTGATCGCATCGCCGCCGGTTCCGGTGGCCCGGACGTCACTACATTCTCCCTCGCCCAGCCGCTCAGTCAGTTCACCGTCGCCATGTTCACTTGGGACGGCACGACCCAGGTCCAAAAGATTTACCGCAACGGCAAGCTGGCGGACACGGACGTGCTGGTGGCTTCTGCCCCGCGCAACGGAGGCGACTTCGCCCTGGGAGCTATGACCACAGGCGGTGGCACTCCCTTCAACGGCTACATCACCGAACTCCAGATGTTCGATACGGATGAGTCCGCGAATGCCGCGACAATCTTCGAGGCACTGAAGAACAAGTACCAAGGAGGAGTTTCGCTCGACTATGCGAAGCTGAACACGCGCGGCGGCACCTTCGTCATCAACGATACCAGCGGCGCTACGACAAATGTCTCCAATCCGGCGGCCTTTGACATCTTCCTGGATAACTCGGCCACGCCCCTGCCGGACAGCGATGTCACCGTCACCAAGGCGGGTGGCGTGACGACGGTCCGCTTTGTCGCACCTCTGACGATCGACATTGGCTATCCTTATTCGATCAGCGTTCCCAGGACCGCAGGCGGGGCGCAAGTCTTCGAGGGGAACTTCCTTCCCTTCTCGATGCCAGCGGGAAGCACCATGGCCGGTCCGGCCGGAGCAGTGAACCGTTGGGGTATCCGCGAATACATCGGCACACCGGCCAGCGGCACCCTTGATGGCGCTGTGGCGATCGCCCAACCGGCAACGGCCGCCTTCACGGACGATACCGATGCCCCGGTCCTCAACCATGCGGACCCGGAGACGAACGGAGGACCAGGCAGCCAAGGTAACTTCAACAACGACCTTCCGATCGTCGGCAACACCGGCGCGGATGACAACTGGGTGGTGCTGGGACGGACCCAGATCACGGTCCCTGCGGAAACGACCCGCACCTTCTCGATCCACAGCGATGACGGCTTTGCCCTTCGCATCACGGGTCCGGCAGGCAGCGGCTTCGTTGCCACCGGTGGCAGCGGTCGCGTCGATCCGGGTGATGACGAAACGGTGATCCGCGATGGAGGCACCGGCGACTCGGACACCCGTGCCGTGTATCACTTCGCCACAGCGGGCACCTATGAGGTACTCTACATCGGCTGGGATGGCGGCTCCGGCGGCTATCACGAAGTCGCATGGGCGGAAGGCACCCAGCGCGAAGACCGCCTCACCAACACATGGCAACTGCTCGGCACACCGACCGATCCGGAAGTACCCGCCCTGCGCGAGCGCTGGGTGACGAACGTTCCCGGTCCGGCCGGCACTGACGGCAACTGGGGTGTCCGCACCTACCTGACGGTCACCACGGCAGCCGGCAACCCTGTGGAAGCCAACGGCAGCCTGACCAATGCGAGCAACTTCCTCGCCCAAACGACACGCCAGCCGTCCGATCCGGATGGCCTGACGATCGACACGCAAATGGCATATCTGAACCGCCGCGACCCGAACAACGGTGGCGGTGGTGGATTGATCCCCGGCGACACGCCTTTCCCAGGCGATACCGGAGCGGATGACAACAACGTGGTCACCACCGGCAAGAGCCGGATCAACATCACGAGCGCTGGTCCATACACCTTCGTCTATGCGGGTGATGATACCTTCCTCGTCCGCGTGAAGGGCGTGAATGGTAACCCTGACCCAAGCTGGAGAATTGCCAGCGGCCAAGGTGGCTTCCAGATGTCGAATCCGAACGAGTGGTTCTACGAGCCAGCCGGCGAAATCAACGGCCGCGGGGTGATCGACCTCCCGGTGGGCCAATATGACATCGAGTTCGTCACCAGCGAAGGTGGCGGTGGCTTCTACTACGAGCTGTCGACTGCTGCTGGCGTGTGGATCAATGCGAATCCTCCGAATGGCTTCCGTCCTATCGGCTACTCCACCCAAAACACCTCGGTCTTGATTCCCAAGATCGACAGCCCCGGCTGGTCGGTGCTCACCGGTGACCCGAACACCAACACCTGGGGTGCCACGATCTCCGGGGCCGAGGCTCGCATCACCAACACCGCTGGTGCTCCGACCATTTGGGACGAGCTGAACTTCGATGACCCGCAGAATGGTGGCGGCGGAAACTTCGCGCCGAACAATCCGTTCCCGAAGAATACGCCCGCAGACGACAATGACTATTCGATGAAGGCCGAAGGCATCCTGAACATCACCGTCGCCGGTGATTACAACCTGGGCTACCAGGGGGATGACGGTGGCTACATGTATATCTACGGCAACGCGGGAACCACCGATCCGGACATCACCAGCATCTATTCGACCAACCTTCCGGATGCGGCCCAGCTGATCTCGGCACCGGGTTCCACCGCTATCAACGGTATCAAGACCGAAGCGGGCACCGGCAACAGCCGTACGATCGTCACGGTGCCACTGGCAGTCGGGAAGTATCGCATCGTCACCCTCGTTTACGAAGGCGGCGGTGGTTCCTGGTGGGAAGTGATCGGTGCGAAGGCTGACTTCGACGAGACCTTCGTGGTTCCGCTGCTCTCCCGCACCGGTGCGACGACGATCCCTGTGACCAACGGTCTTCCGATCGTGGCCCAGCCGATCATTGCGGATGACTCGAACTTCAAGCTGACGAGCGTGTCCGTGACGGGCAATCCTGTGACCTCGGTTGCATTCAACATCGGGACGCAGGAAGGCTTCACTTACACGATCCAAGGCTCGACCGACCTGGTGACCTGGAGCGTGGTGGATGCAAACGTGCCGGCTACCGGCAGCAGCACTCCCTACACGGTGAACCTCGCCGACCACCCGACCTTGAATGGTCAGGCCAAGGTGTTCTTCCGCGCCGTGCGGAACCCATAA